A genomic stretch from Thermoprotei archaeon includes:
- a CDS encoding sulfite exporter TauE/SafE family protein: MIIIELILLVLVAVIAGLIGSVFGVGGGIILVPLLVFVFNVPIRAAAGISIVSIIATSLMGSSVYLKDEITNVKLGVILQVAMSTGSIIGALISVYASEEIISLAFSFMLFYASYMMIRSAQSSSRELNTSEGIASKLKLDGSFLDKSEGRIVNYGVKNLVQGFLVSILGGIVAGMLGVGGGLINVPVISMLMNAPIKVAIATSNFIIGVTAVSGSIVYFIRGLVKPLVVAPIVVGIVIGAFVGANYMPKIRNITLKRLFSLYLIYTAIKLILRSLGIPIPF, from the coding sequence TTGATAATAATAGAATTAATATTATTAGTTCTAGTTGCTGTCATAGCCGGATTGATAGGTTCTGTTTTTGGTGTAGGTGGAGGCATTATATTAGTGCCTCTTCTTGTTTTCGTATTCAATGTTCCAATTAGAGCTGCAGCTGGAATAAGCATAGTGTCTATAATTGCTACATCATTGATGGGTTCTTCAGTATACTTAAAGGATGAAATAACTAATGTAAAATTAGGTGTCATATTGCAAGTTGCAATGAGCACAGGATCCATCATCGGAGCATTGATCTCGGTATATGCATCAGAAGAAATAATATCGCTAGCGTTTAGTTTTATGCTATTTTACGCTTCATACATGATGATAAGAAGTGCTCAGTCATCCAGCAGAGAACTAAATACATCCGAAGGTATTGCATCAAAGCTAAAATTAGATGGATCGTTTTTAGATAAAAGTGAAGGTCGCATTGTTAATTATGGTGTGAAAAATCTCGTCCAAGGATTCCTTGTTTCGATACTAGGTGGTATAGTTGCAGGAATGCTTGGTGTTGGTGGTGGTTTAATCAATGTACCTGTAATCTCTATGCTAATGAATGCCCCAATAAAAGTAGCAATAGCAACAAGTAATTTCATCATAGGAGTAACAGCCGTTTCAGGATCTATTGTATATTTTATAAGAGGGCTTGTGAAGCCGTTGGTTGTGGCGCCAATAGTAGTTGGCATTGTAATAGGCGCTTTTGTAGGTGCTAATTATATGCCCAAGATACGTAACATTACATTAAAGAGGCTATTCTCACTTTATTTAATATACACTGCAATAAAACTAATCCTAAGATCGCTTGGAATACCAATACCGTTCTAG
- a CDS encoding NusA-like transcription termination signal-binding factor, whose product MPEIRLSNRELRYIGLFESLTGAVVKDCVIDERYNRVIFIVRPEDVGLAIGRGGEKVNQLKSVMKVNIEIVSYAETPEEIIKASLMPARIKNVRITSNPAGEKVAQVTVDPKDFAVAIGPKGKNINRARILAKRYFDISNIYITSS is encoded by the coding sequence ATGCCGGAAATAAGGCTCAGTAATAGAGAACTTCGTTATATAGGACTTTTTGAATCTCTTACTGGTGCTGTTGTTAAGGATTGTGTTATTGATGAGAGGTATAATAGAGTTATTTTTATTGTGCGCCCCGAAGATGTTGGGTTAGCAATAGGCAGAGGAGGAGAAAAAGTAAATCAGTTGAAGAGTGTTATGAAAGTTAATATTGAAATAGTTAGCTATGCAGAAACGCCTGAAGAAATTATAAAAGCTAGTCTAATGCCTGCTCGCATAAAGAATGTGAGGATAACTAGCAATCCAGCTGGTGAAAAAGTTGCTCAGGTTACTGTTGATCCTAAAGATTTCGCAGTAGCAATAGGCCCGAAGGGAAAAAATATTAACAGAGCAAGGATCTTAGCGAAAAGATATTTTGATATTTCTAATATATACATAACATCTTCATAA
- a CDS encoding THUMP domain-containing protein gives MQGILVSTYRGREDDCASELWVLLREIGEPNPDIQRLPLPGLVIAYTENDPIILVEKIRSYAGEHPWDFRYVLKIVPLEIVIESSLEKLEEAVKKLAEKIEPEKTFRVTVNKRSSPLSMHEIIDVAAQQVKNRKVNLETPDYIINIEVVGSMMGISVIIPKHIVSIQKIKDEYLKNITSKG, from the coding sequence GTGCAAGGAATTTTGGTTTCAACTTATAGGGGTCGTGAGGATGATTGTGCATCAGAATTATGGGTTTTGCTTAGAGAAATAGGGGAGCCTAACCCTGATATTCAAAGACTTCCATTACCGGGATTGGTGATCGCTTATACAGAAAATGATCCAATTATTTTAGTTGAAAAAATTAGAAGTTATGCTGGCGAACATCCATGGGATTTTCGTTATGTACTAAAAATTGTGCCTCTTGAAATCGTAATTGAGAGCTCGTTAGAAAAATTAGAGGAAGCAGTTAAAAAGCTTGCAGAGAAAATTGAGCCTGAAAAGACTTTTCGTGTTACGGTTAATAAAAGGAGTTCTCCATTATCAATGCACGAAATAATAGATGTTGCCGCACAACAAGTGAAAAATAGGAAGGTTAACTTAGAAACCCCTGATTACATTATAAACATCGAGGTTGTGGGAAGTATGATGGGAATTTCTGTAATTATTCCAAAACATATAGTTTCTATACAAAAAATTAAGGACGAATACCTGAAAAATATTACCAGCAAAGGTTAA
- a CDS encoding DUF1634 domain-containing protein, with amino-acid sequence MKVENVLSKIFRIGLLMSVIIILIGLFISGFREINKPNIPLENIFLENPITIITFGIIVLMSMPIIGLIVLFVHFLKLSNKFFMIMTLYTLLLIMITIYLLL; translated from the coding sequence ATGAAAGTAGAAAATGTATTATCGAAAATCTTCAGAATAGGACTTTTAATGTCAGTAATAATAATTCTTATAGGACTTTTTATTTCAGGCTTTAGAGAAATCAATAAACCGAATATTCCATTAGAAAATATTTTTCTGGAAAATCCTATTACAATCATAACATTTGGTATCATAGTACTCATGTCGATGCCTATAATTGGTTTAATAGTACTTTTCGTGCATTTTCTTAAATTATCTAATAAATTTTTCATGATTATGACACTTTACACACTCTTGTTAATAATGATAACAATATATTTGTTATTATAA
- a CDS encoding HAD-IB family phosphatase has translation MYRCVVFDVDGVLTKIESVWQYVHERLNTWDKARINMELYFSKKITYEEWAYLDAFLWKGISYDKFMEIFDSIPVNDGFEETLSRIKSLGLKIIAISGGLMPLLERLNRIVRFDDMYATELIFENGIFTGKVVVHVKYDNKDLVLLNACKKYGISTRECIVVGDSKIDIPMFAISGYSIAFNPKNQEVVKAANKVINSESLTPIADTIEELTRNLH, from the coding sequence ATGTACAGGTGTGTAGTATTTGATGTGGATGGAGTGTTAACAAAGATCGAGAGTGTGTGGCAATACGTACATGAAAGACTTAATACATGGGATAAGGCAAGAATAAACATGGAGCTTTATTTTAGCAAAAAGATTACTTATGAAGAATGGGCATACTTAGATGCATTTTTATGGAAGGGTATATCTTATGATAAGTTTATGGAAATCTTTGATTCTATACCGGTAAATGATGGGTTTGAAGAAACATTATCGCGAATAAAATCATTAGGTCTTAAAATTATTGCTATAAGTGGTGGATTAATGCCATTATTAGAGAGGTTAAATAGAATTGTTAGATTTGATGATATGTATGCTACTGAACTTATTTTTGAAAATGGAATTTTCACTGGCAAAGTTGTAGTGCATGTAAAGTATGATAATAAGGATCTTGTTCTACTTAATGCATGCAAAAAATATGGTATTTCGACCAGAGAATGTATCGTGGTAGGTGATTCCAAGATAGATATACCGATGTTTGCAATAAGCGGATACAGTATCGCTTTTAATCCAAAAAATCAAGAAGTTGTAAAAGCCGCAAACAAAGTCATAAATAGCGAATCTCTTACTCCAATAGCAGATACTATAGAAGAACTGACCAGAAATTTACATTAA
- a CDS encoding DUF5752 family protein, translated as MVNDLVVIFEVHQPYRISRKINEKLNLLRKISLEELEHLYFDRTLNKEIFERVYSKCYRPATQILINLAKKSREEGHSFKIAFSFSGIFLEQAQFYTPDFINLINKLIDFNAAELITQTYFHSLASLFKSHDEFIEQIKMHIEKIQEIFGIRPQIFENTEFLYNNKIAKAIKDMNFRAILTEGTEKILGWRSPNYVYKAKNLDIKLLLRNYRLSDDIGFRFTSRTWSERPLTADKYSEWIRKSSGDIIVLAMDYETFGEHNWPESGIHEFLYWFPVEAWKRDIRFISPSQAIEKYSSVDEIDIPEDNTISWADEERDTSAWLGNVLQKHCFDSIGSMEKLVKILNNKHYLRLWRLFTTSDHYYYMSMKKGGSGAVHSYFSHFSSPLEAFIVFTRAITDLNLRIQEELRKPEYLYYRLTEIETSDTFKFKFYKGYGEELGIEAGNLIQLIEHLKNIDISSIEFHMERGDIARWIKDVLGDYKLSKMIRKIQNLHGEDLRKELINILQNRIKQLSNAHK; from the coding sequence ATGGTTAATGATTTAGTGGTCATTTTTGAGGTACATCAACCTTATAGAATTAGCAGAAAAATTAATGAAAAATTGAATTTGTTAAGAAAAATATCACTCGAAGAACTGGAACACCTTTACTTTGACAGAACATTAAACAAAGAAATTTTTGAACGAGTTTATTCAAAATGCTATAGACCTGCAACGCAAATCCTTATAAACCTTGCTAAAAAAAGCAGGGAAGAGGGCCATTCTTTTAAAATTGCGTTTAGCTTTTCTGGAATCTTTTTAGAACAGGCACAATTTTATACACCTGATTTCATAAACTTAATAAATAAATTAATAGATTTCAATGCCGCAGAACTCATTACACAAACATATTTCCATAGTCTAGCATCACTTTTTAAATCTCATGATGAGTTCATCGAACAGATAAAAATGCATATTGAAAAAATTCAAGAAATTTTTGGAATAAGACCCCAAATATTCGAGAATACTGAATTTTTATATAATAACAAAATTGCTAAGGCGATAAAGGACATGAATTTTCGTGCAATATTAACGGAAGGGACAGAAAAAATTTTAGGATGGCGCAGCCCTAATTATGTATACAAAGCTAAAAACCTAGACATAAAACTTTTACTAAGAAACTATAGACTGTCAGATGATATAGGTTTCAGATTTACATCCAGAACATGGTCTGAGCGACCACTTACTGCAGATAAGTATAGTGAATGGATTAGGAAATCTAGTGGCGACATAATCGTCTTAGCAATGGATTATGAAACTTTCGGAGAACACAACTGGCCAGAAAGCGGGATTCATGAATTTCTATATTGGTTCCCAGTTGAAGCATGGAAACGCGATATAAGATTTATATCACCAAGTCAGGCTATAGAGAAATATTCTTCAGTAGATGAGATTGATATTCCTGAGGATAATACAATATCATGGGCCGATGAAGAGAGGGATACGAGCGCATGGCTTGGGAATGTACTCCAAAAGCATTGTTTTGATTCGATAGGATCGATGGAAAAATTAGTCAAGATACTTAATAATAAACACTATTTGAGATTATGGAGACTGTTTACAACAAGCGATCACTACTATTACATGAGCATGAAAAAAGGAGGCTCTGGTGCAGTACACTCATACTTTAGCCACTTCAGTTCCCCATTGGAAGCATTCATTGTATTTACTAGAGCAATAACAGACCTTAATCTACGCATACAAGAAGAACTAAGAAAACCAGAATATCTCTATTACAGACTAACTGAAATTGAAACATCAGACACATTCAAGTTCAAATTCTACAAAGGATATGGTGAAGAATTAGGAATCGAAGCTGGAAATTTAATACAACTGATAGAGCATTTAAAAAACATCGACATTAGCTCAATAGAATTTCACATGGAAAGAGGAGATATAGCCAGATGGATAAAGGATGTACTAGGAGATTATAAACTCTCGAAAATGATAAGAAAAATACAAAATCTGCATGGTGAAGATTTAAGAAAAGAACTAATCAATATATTGCAAAATAGAATAAAACAATTATCCAATGCACATAAATAG
- a CDS encoding ribosome biogenesis/translation initiation ATPase RLI, producing the protein MVIRIAVVDKDRCRPKDCHQECIRFCPIVRAGREIVYIDKGSGKAAIDEDGCIGCGICVNKCPFNAIDIINLVDEPKAQLVHIYGKNMFRLYGLPIPQRNKVVGILGVNGAGKTTALNILSGRLHPNLGILDKEVSVDEVIRTFKGTELQGYLKDLYNNKIRVSYKPQNIIQLTFISGTVSQALRYSDERGLYDDVIEKLELEGILDHKVKELSGGELQRLAIAIVYLRDANAYFFDEPGSFLDVYQRMRVTKLIRSLISPSRIVVVVEHDLAFLDYVSDNAHIIYGKPKAYGIISSSYSVGPGINNYLDGYLPSENIRIRKESVKFDLKPLSSTVKEEFPVFEWTELEVKVNNFRLLVSPGSLSNGDVVGVLGPNGVGKTSFVRVLAGELTPVSGAVYSRLRNKVRMSYKPQVITPIDLTVGEWLKLANPKFSEIEWIMDEVIRPLNLHLIMDRRTTEISGGELQSLAVAVTAITDADVYLFDEPSAFLDVEQRLVVAKLIRKLAESLSKVVLVVDHDLIIHDFAAKKIMLFTGRPGIEGHADEIMSLKHGINTFLHDVGITFRRDPKTGRPRVNKDGSWLDRYQKSINEYYYLSPELPTTVKDKEGE; encoded by the coding sequence ATGGTTATAAGAATTGCAGTAGTAGATAAAGATAGGTGTAGGCCGAAGGATTGTCATCAAGAATGTATTAGGTTTTGTCCTATTGTGCGTGCAGGAAGAGAGATAGTTTACATAGATAAGGGTAGTGGGAAGGCTGCTATTGATGAGGATGGTTGTATTGGTTGTGGTATTTGTGTTAATAAGTGTCCTTTTAATGCTATAGATATTATTAATTTAGTTGATGAACCAAAAGCACAACTTGTTCATATTTATGGTAAAAATATGTTTCGTTTGTATGGGTTGCCTATTCCTCAACGTAATAAAGTTGTTGGGATTTTGGGTGTTAATGGTGCTGGCAAAACTACAGCACTTAATATTTTATCTGGCAGGCTGCATCCAAATTTAGGTATTCTGGATAAAGAAGTAAGTGTTGATGAAGTTATTAGAACTTTTAAAGGAACCGAACTCCAAGGTTACTTAAAAGATCTTTATAATAATAAGATTCGCGTATCATATAAGCCTCAAAATATAATTCAGCTTACGTTTATAAGTGGTACTGTTAGTCAAGCATTGCGTTACAGTGATGAACGTGGCTTGTATGATGATGTAATCGAAAAATTAGAGCTAGAGGGTATCTTGGATCATAAAGTTAAGGAACTCAGTGGTGGCGAGTTGCAGCGGTTAGCTATTGCTATTGTGTATTTACGTGATGCCAATGCGTATTTCTTTGATGAACCTGGCAGTTTTCTTGATGTCTACCAACGTATGCGTGTAACTAAGTTGATACGCAGTTTAATAAGTCCTAGTAGAATTGTAGTTGTTGTCGAACATGATTTAGCATTTTTAGATTATGTTTCTGATAATGCTCATATAATTTATGGAAAGCCGAAAGCTTATGGTATTATATCTTCATCTTATAGTGTAGGTCCAGGCATAAATAATTATTTGGATGGCTATCTTCCAAGCGAAAACATAAGGATACGTAAGGAAAGCGTGAAATTTGATCTGAAACCACTGTCTAGTACTGTCAAAGAAGAATTCCCAGTTTTTGAATGGACTGAATTAGAAGTCAAGGTCAATAATTTTAGATTGTTGGTCTCTCCTGGCTCTCTCTCTAACGGTGATGTCGTTGGCGTGTTAGGACCTAATGGTGTAGGGAAAACTAGCTTTGTAAGAGTGCTAGCTGGTGAATTAACACCTGTAAGTGGGGCCGTATATTCAAGATTAAGGAATAAAGTGAGAATGAGTTATAAACCCCAAGTTATAACACCAATAGATCTTACTGTTGGAGAGTGGCTCAAACTGGCTAATCCTAAATTTTCTGAAATAGAGTGGATAATGGATGAAGTCATTCGTCCTTTAAATTTACATCTTATAATGGATAGACGTACCACAGAAATTAGTGGTGGCGAGTTACAATCACTAGCAGTTGCTGTCACGGCAATAACTGATGCTGATGTATATCTTTTTGATGAGCCTAGCGCATTTTTAGATGTAGAACAGAGGTTAGTTGTCGCAAAACTGATCAGAAAGTTAGCAGAGTCCTTATCTAAGGTTGTTTTAGTTGTGGATCATGATTTGATAATTCATGATTTTGCTGCTAAAAAGATTATGTTGTTTACTGGAAGACCTGGAATCGAAGGGCACGCTGATGAAATAATGAGTCTGAAGCATGGTATTAATACTTTCTTGCATGATGTAGGCATAACTTTCCGAAGAGATCCAAAAACTGGAAGACCAAGAGTAAATAAGGATGGTTCATGGCTTGATAGGTATCAAAAAAGTATAAATGAATACTATTATCTTTCACCAGAATTGCCTACCACTGTTAAAGATAAAGAGGGAGAATAA
- a CDS encoding 50S ribosomal protein L30e produces MVDIARELKVAMQTGKIEIGYNSVRNLILTKNVSGIIVAGKGPREKIESLKYYSKISKIPVYIYDGTSWDLGRLCGKPFTVSVVAIINPGESEIMKIFKSSSEEDTMDAGNKAQ; encoded by the coding sequence ATGGTAGATATCGCGAGAGAACTCAAAGTTGCTATGCAAACTGGAAAAATAGAAATAGGTTATAATTCTGTTAGGAATCTCATTTTAACAAAAAATGTTTCAGGTATAATTGTTGCTGGTAAAGGACCTCGCGAAAAAATTGAATCACTGAAATATTATTCTAAAATTTCTAAAATTCCAGTTTATATCTATGATGGAACAAGCTGGGATTTGGGAAGGCTCTGTGGAAAACCTTTCACCGTATCTGTTGTAGCAATAATCAATCCTGGTGAATCTGAGATAATGAAAATTTTTAAGTCATCATCTGAGGAGGATACAATGGATGCCGGAAATAAGGCTCAGTAA